One genomic region from Pseudostreptobacillus hongkongensis encodes:
- a CDS encoding 1-deoxy-D-xylulose-5-phosphate synthase N-terminal domain-containing protein, with translation AQGMAISAKLSNAPYRVYAILGDGELQEGQVWEAFMSAAHFNLDNLVAIVDSNDLQIDGNVSKVMPVEPLTDKFKAFNWHVINID, from the coding sequence GCACAAGGTATGGCAATTTCAGCTAAACTTTCTAATGCTCCATATAGAGTATATGCAATTTTAGGAGATGGAGAATTACAAGAAGGACAAGTTTGGGAAGCGTTTATGTCAGCTGCTCACTTTAATTTAGATAATTTAGTAGCAATAGTTGATTCAAATGATTTACAAATAGATGGAAATGTTTCAAAAGTTATGCCTGTTGAACCTTTAACTGATAAGTTTAAAGCATTTAATTGGCATGTAATAAATATAGACG